CTTTTCGCCGCCCATGCGGCCGCCCGGATTGTAGACTTCCTGTACCGGATACTCATCGTGCGCGCGGTCGGCGCTGCCGCAGTGGGGGCGCTTGGCGTAATCGGGTCATTGTATGGACTCCTGGTCACCTTGGCCAGTGCCGGCATACCGGCCGCGGTCACCAACCTAACCGCAGAAAAGGCAGCCAAGGGAGACCGGGTCGGCCTTGAGCGCACCCTCTCCCTTTCTTTTCTGATTACCGGCGGACTGGGCGTCCTCCTGGCCGGCGGGCTCATGATCGCCAGCAAGCCCACCGCCCGTCTTCTCTTTCACGACCCATCCCTGCACCTGCCCATCCTGGCCCTGGCCCCCGCCGTGGCCATAGTGCCCGTCTCCGGTGTGTACCGCGGTTACCTCCAGGGCAGGCACTTCACCTACCCCACCGCCCAGGCCCGGCTGGTGGAAGCCATCGCCCAGACCGCCTTTGGCCTTTCAGCCCTGACCCTGGCCGCATCCCTGCCCCTGGTGTCGGCCACCACGATCCTGGCCTGTGCCATCACGGTGGGAGAAGCGGCAGGGTTGGTCTCCGTCTATGCCTCTTTCCAGCGCGTGCACGGCCACACCCGCCATCCCCCGCAACGTCGCGGCGACCCGCACGTGGTAGGTAGCGGTGTCAAGGAGGTGGAGCGTCTCGTCGGGCAGCACCTGGGGAGTCACCGCGGGGCTGTCGATGGCAGGGAAGGGCCGGCACGGCTGCGAGATGACCTGGGGACCATGTCCCGGTTTGCCTGGGCCTCCACCAGCGTAAGGTTGGTGGCCATGGCCTCCGGCGTCATCAGCGCCGCCATGATTCCGGCCTTGCTGCGGGCAGCAGGCCACCCGCCCGACCGGGCTCTGGCTCTATACGGCCAATTGGGGGGCATGGCCGGTCAGATCGCCTTCTTTCCTGCCACGTTGGTGTGGGCCTTCACCTTCAACCTCACGCCGGCCCTCTCGGCCTGCCGTACCCGGGGTGACACCAGGAGTGCTCCCCGCCTCGTGGAAGATTCGCTCTACCAGGCATGGATGCTGGCCCTTCCTGCTGCCGCGTGCACTTTCCTCTTAGCAGAGCCCCTGTGCCGGTTTGCCTTCGGCACCTCGGAAGCCGCGCTGCTGCTCGCGACCCTGGCAGTAGTCGCACCCCTGGTCACCATAGACCAGGTCATGACTGCTTCCCTCCACGGATGGTCGGAGCCAGGCCTGGCTTTCCGCAATTTCGCCATCGGGGAAGTAATCAACCTGGGACTCACATACCTGCTGGTGCCACGCCTGGGGCTGGCCGGAGCAGCAGTAGCGATCGGGATCGGGACCCTGATCGAAGCCCTCTGGGACTGGTTGACCCTGGCCGGCCTGCTGGGGCGGCGCCCTTCCCTACGTCGCCCTGCTTCCCGGGCGGGGCTCCCCGCCGCCGTATCCGGCTTGGGGGCCTACCTGGTACACCGGATAGCCGCCCCTGCCCTGGGCAACTCGCCGGCTACGGTGCTGGCTCTGGTAACAGCAGCGGTGGCAGTACTGGCATGGACCCGGCCGCGGGCGTCG
This DNA window, taken from Bacillota bacterium, encodes the following:
- a CDS encoding oligosaccharide flippase family protein; this translates as MDDHREGTGALFAAHAAARIVDFLYRILIVRAVGAAAVGALGVIGSLYGLLVTLASAGIPAAVTNLTAEKAAKGDRVGLERTLSLSFLITGGLGVLLAGGLMIASKPTARLLFHDPSLHLPILALAPAVAIVPVSGVYRGYLQGRHFTYPTAQARLVEAIAQTAFGLSALTLAASLPLVSATTILACAITVGEAAGLVSVYASFQRVHGHTRHPPQRRGDPHVVGSGVKEVERLVGQHLGSHRGAVDGREGPARLRDDLGTMSRFAWASTSVRLVAMASGVISAAMIPALLRAAGHPPDRALALYGQLGGMAGQIAFFPATLVWAFTFNLTPALSACRTRGDTRSAPRLVEDSLYQAWMLALPAAACTFLLAEPLCRFAFGTSEAALLLATLAVVAPLVTIDQVMTASLHGWSEPGLAFRNFAIGEVINLGLTYLLVPRLGLAGAAVAIGIGTLIEALWDWLTLAGLLGRRPSLRRPASRAGLPAAVSGLGAYLVHRIAAPALGNSPATVLALVTAAVAVLAWTRPRASRLRKA